In the Clostridia bacterium genome, one interval contains:
- a CDS encoding formate transporter FocA, with translation MPADLHVEAYAPREVARRVEKIGASKAEQDPWTTLALAFLAGAFIALGSQFYTVAVHDSPFGVGLTQLIGGMAFCLGLALVIVAGAELFTGNTLIVMAYVQNKISGRQLLRNWGLVYAGNFLGALAMVFLIYASGQYSLNHGLVGAQALLIAHGKAGLSFSAAFSRGILCNLLVALAVWLSLAGRNVVDKIAALLLPITAFVASGFEHSVANMYFIPMGLLLKGHADLMVLAARAAGGPLNPALLSLTGLFRNLIPVTLGNVIGGAVLVGLTYWFVYLRPPGALRLPRLFPGTRPLLRPARKPLRPRRNGPER, from the coding sequence ATCCCGGCCGACCTGCACGTGGAGGCTTACGCCCCGCGGGAAGTGGCGCGCAGGGTGGAAAAAATCGGTGCCAGCAAGGCCGAACAGGATCCCTGGACCACCCTGGCCCTGGCCTTTCTGGCCGGCGCCTTCATCGCCCTGGGTAGCCAGTTTTATACCGTGGCAGTGCACGATTCTCCCTTTGGGGTGGGCCTAACGCAGCTCATCGGCGGGATGGCCTTCTGCCTGGGCCTGGCCCTGGTGATCGTAGCCGGCGCGGAGCTTTTTACCGGCAACACCCTAATCGTGATGGCTTACGTGCAGAACAAGATTTCCGGGCGCCAGCTTCTGCGCAATTGGGGCCTGGTCTATGCCGGTAATTTCCTGGGCGCCCTGGCCATGGTCTTTCTCATCTATGCCAGCGGCCAGTACTCCCTCAACCACGGGCTGGTGGGAGCGCAGGCCCTCCTGATAGCCCACGGCAAAGCCGGGCTTTCCTTCTCGGCGGCTTTTAGCCGGGGCATACTCTGCAACCTGCTGGTGGCACTGGCGGTGTGGCTTTCCCTGGCCGGCCGGAACGTGGTAGACAAGATCGCGGCCCTCTTGCTGCCCATTACCGCCTTCGTCGCCTCCGGGTTCGAGCACAGCGTGGCCAACATGTACTTCATCCCCATGGGGTTGTTGCTCAAGGGCCACGCCGACTTAATGGTCCTGGCCGCCCGGGCCGCGGGCGGCCCCCTGAACCCCGCCCTCCTCTCCCTGACCGGCCTTTTCCGCAACCTGATACCGGTCACGCTGGGCAACGTAATCGGAGGCGCGGTTCTGGTGGGGCTTACCTACTGGTTCGTGTACCTGCGGCCGCCCGGAGCCCTGCGCCTGCCCCGTCTCTTCCCCGGCACCCGGCCGCTCCTACGGCCGGCGCGCAAGCCCCTTCGGCCGCGCCGCAACGGCCCGGAGCGTTAA
- the nuoE gene encoding NADH-quinone oxidoreductase subunit NuoE — protein MPVTPQQEIWPGGPEATHLAPLPEALAKILDRHRDEEGSLIPVLQEIQRRFGYLPREYMAAVARELRRPMAEVFGVASFYAQFSLQPRGETTIRVCLGTACHVRGGQAILEAFSRTLGIPAGSTTPDRKFSLERVACLGACGLAPVAMINQETFGRLTPEKVPELLKRKGETH, from the coding sequence ATGCCCGTCACTCCGCAGCAGGAAATATGGCCGGGAGGACCGGAGGCGACCCACCTGGCGCCGCTTCCCGAGGCTCTGGCCAAGATCCTAGATCGCCACCGGGACGAGGAAGGCTCCCTCATCCCGGTGCTGCAGGAAATCCAGCGCCGCTTCGGTTATCTCCCCCGGGAGTACATGGCGGCCGTGGCCCGGGAGCTGCGCCGGCCCATGGCCGAAGTCTTCGGCGTGGCCAGCTTTTACGCCCAGTTTTCGCTCCAACCCCGGGGAGAAACCACCATCCGGGTCTGCCTGGGCACGGCCTGCCACGTACGGGGCGGACAGGCCATCCTGGAGGCTTTCAGCCGAACCCTGGGCATTCCGGCCGGCAGCACCACCCCGGACCGCAAGTTCAGTCTGGAGCGGGTGGCCTGCCTGGGCGCCTGCGGCCTGGCACCGGTGGCCATGATCAATCAGGAAACCTTCGGCCGGCTGACGCCGGAAAAGGTGCCCGAACTTCTGAAGCGAAAGGGTGAAACGCACTGA